A single window of Oncorhynchus keta strain PuntledgeMale-10-30-2019 chromosome 34, Oket_V2, whole genome shotgun sequence DNA harbors:
- the LOC118367882 gene encoding putative uncharacterized protein DDB_G0290521 isoform X2 — MKSENQSRQTKHNVQNKSKREEDAAPVPVSDTTREPPETRMSKKKKTFPRLPVTQDAEKFHDGPTNTSSTNTIPKRRCLFPTLMSEPDPVPLSEPDPVPLSEPDPVPLSEPDPVPLSDPAETSKPQQKAGIFNPPATKRLKRTRKLEPAPGLLSEPPESMKSKEMEIPGPPATKRLKRTRKLEPTPAPLSEPPDPRKSKKKKIIPGPPSTQQVKRSRSPPSPWTPNLVEIRPPTCEIGVTTFTLRSKVATSPTLKSGVVTSPSSGEAFSTSPERKMRKKNRKRARCSGAAVPTPPERKMKKRARCCPVPLNNPLSVCRSKRATQGRKACVWCKHEKEWMKTIWQCEACQVALCLIPGRNCFRAWHKTHKWNEEVIFSLFS; from the exons ATGAAAAGCGAGAACCAGAGTAGACAGACCAAGCATAATGTACAGAATAAATCCAAGAG GGAGGAGGATGCAGCTCCGGTCCCTGTGTCTGACACCACCAGAGAACCACCAGAGACCAGGATGTCAAAGAAGAAGAAGACTTTCCCCAGACTACCTGTCACACAGGATGCAGAGAAGTTTCATGATGGCCCAACTAACACCAGTAG CACCAATACCATCCCAAAGAGAAGGTGCCTTTTCCCAACCCT GATGTCTGAGCCAGACCCAGTgcctctctctgagccagacccagtgcctctctctgagccagacccagtccctctctctgagccagacccagtACCTCTCTCTGATCCAGCTGAGACCAGCAAGCCCCAGCAGAAGGCAGGAATCTTCAACCCACCTGCCACAAAGCGACTGAAGAGGACCAG AAAGTTGGAGCCAGCCCCAGGCCTTCTCTCTGAGCCACCAGAGAGCATGAAGTCAAAGGAAATGGAGATCCCAGGTCCACCTGCCACAAAGAGACTGAAGAGGACCAG GAAGTTGGAGCCAACTCCAGCCCCTCTCTCTGAACCTCCAGACCCCAGAAAgtcaaagaagaagaaaataatCCCTGGCCCACCTTCCACTCAGCAAGTGAAGAGATCCAGATCTCCTCCCAGCCCCTGGACCCCTAACCTAGTGGAGATTAGACCTCCTACCTGTGAGATAGGTGTAACTACATTTACCTTGAGATCGAAGGTAGCGACAAGCCCTACCTTGAAGTCAGGTGTAGTCACATCCCCATCTAGCGGTGAAGCCTTCTCCACATCCCCtgagaggaagatgaggaagaagaacaggaagAGGGCCAGGTGCAGTGGTGCGGCCGTTCCCACCCCCCCtgagaggaagatgaagaagaggGCGAGGTGCTGCCCTGTCCCGCTGAACAACcccttgtctgtctgtcggtcgaaGAGGGCCACCCAGGGCAGGAAGGCCTGTGTGTGGTGTAAACATGAGAAAGAGTGGATGAAGACCATCTGGCAGTGTGAGGCCTGTCAGGTGGCCCTCTGTCTCATACCGGGCAGAAACTGCTTCAGGGCCTGGCACAAGACTCACAAGTGGAACGAGGAAGTCATCTTCAGTCTGTTTTCTTAA
- the LOC118367882 gene encoding putative uncharacterized protein DDB_G0290521 isoform X1 produces MKSENQSRQTKHNVQNKSKSPKVTRRLKRCLWLFPPLDLEEDAAPVPVSDTTREPPETRMSKKKKTFPRLPVTQDAEKFHDGPTNTSSTNTIPKRRCLFPTLMSEPDPVPLSEPDPVPLSEPDPVPLSEPDPVPLSDPAETSKPQQKAGIFNPPATKRLKRTRKLEPAPGLLSEPPESMKSKEMEIPGPPATKRLKRTRKLEPTPAPLSEPPDPRKSKKKKIIPGPPSTQQVKRSRSPPSPWTPNLVEIRPPTCEIGVTTFTLRSKVATSPTLKSGVVTSPSSGEAFSTSPERKMRKKNRKRARCSGAAVPTPPERKMKKRARCCPVPLNNPLSVCRSKRATQGRKACVWCKHEKEWMKTIWQCEACQVALCLIPGRNCFRAWHKTHKWNEEVIFSLFS; encoded by the exons ATGAAAAGCGAGAACCAGAGTAGACAGACCAAGCATAATGTACAGAATAAATCCAAGAG TCCAAAAGTCACCAGAAGACTGAAAAGGTGTCTTTGGCTTTTCCCACCTCTTGACCT GGAGGAGGATGCAGCTCCGGTCCCTGTGTCTGACACCACCAGAGAACCACCAGAGACCAGGATGTCAAAGAAGAAGAAGACTTTCCCCAGACTACCTGTCACACAGGATGCAGAGAAGTTTCATGATGGCCCAACTAACACCAGTAG CACCAATACCATCCCAAAGAGAAGGTGCCTTTTCCCAACCCT GATGTCTGAGCCAGACCCAGTgcctctctctgagccagacccagtgcctctctctgagccagacccagtccctctctctgagccagacccagtACCTCTCTCTGATCCAGCTGAGACCAGCAAGCCCCAGCAGAAGGCAGGAATCTTCAACCCACCTGCCACAAAGCGACTGAAGAGGACCAG AAAGTTGGAGCCAGCCCCAGGCCTTCTCTCTGAGCCACCAGAGAGCATGAAGTCAAAGGAAATGGAGATCCCAGGTCCACCTGCCACAAAGAGACTGAAGAGGACCAG GAAGTTGGAGCCAACTCCAGCCCCTCTCTCTGAACCTCCAGACCCCAGAAAgtcaaagaagaagaaaataatCCCTGGCCCACCTTCCACTCAGCAAGTGAAGAGATCCAGATCTCCTCCCAGCCCCTGGACCCCTAACCTAGTGGAGATTAGACCTCCTACCTGTGAGATAGGTGTAACTACATTTACCTTGAGATCGAAGGTAGCGACAAGCCCTACCTTGAAGTCAGGTGTAGTCACATCCCCATCTAGCGGTGAAGCCTTCTCCACATCCCCtgagaggaagatgaggaagaagaacaggaagAGGGCCAGGTGCAGTGGTGCGGCCGTTCCCACCCCCCCtgagaggaagatgaagaagaggGCGAGGTGCTGCCCTGTCCCGCTGAACAACcccttgtctgtctgtcggtcgaaGAGGGCCACCCAGGGCAGGAAGGCCTGTGTGTGGTGTAAACATGAGAAAGAGTGGATGAAGACCATCTGGCAGTGTGAGGCCTGTCAGGTGGCCCTCTGTCTCATACCGGGCAGAAACTGCTTCAGGGCCTGGCACAAGACTCACAAGTGGAACGAGGAAGTCATCTTCAGTCTGTTTTCTTAA
- the LOC118367881 gene encoding DNA-binding death effector domain-containing protein 2-like isoform X1: protein MATMRPPRYSLRDSLYWDETECLTYYGMLSLHEMFEVVGSQLTETDVEVLSFLLDETYPAGGHPLDPAGWTSEPVEEDPEASKGVSPSPVLLEAWRRLQPKVPALACPTAARHKPKSGLELLLELERRGYLSEGNLEPLLQLLRVLTRHDLLPLVSRKKRRTVSPERFRVNYGTEDKRQVCTSGLTDPCAQTESHDEHATQQWRGGVDSARPTPAPLRKKRGKGRRWTSKPTSHRRRTGIPETPPPPIPEKVTCDIRLRVRAEYWEHESALRGGVSSDKQQPLERQFELFSRATSVLRARDLGSIICDIKFSELDNLEAFWGDYLSGALLEALKGVFITDSLRRAAGSEGVRLLISVDQDDYEEGRRLLLDAQEQQAGCWGRDRPNLRKLVMDVRL from the exons ATGGCAACCATGCGTCCTCCAAGGTACTCTCTCCGAGACTCTCTGTACTGGGACGAGACTGAGTGCCTGACGTACTATGGGATGCTCTCTCTACACGAGATGTTTGAAGTTGTCGGTTCTCAACTGACAGAGACAGACGTTGAGGTGCTGTCGTTCCTCTTGGATGAGACCTATCCGGCTGGAGGGCACCCCTTGGACCCAGCTGGCTGGACCAGCGAGCCCGTTGAGGAAGACCCTGAGGCCAGTAAAGGAGTCTCCCCCAGCCCAGTGCTCCTGGAGGCCTGGCGGCGGTTACAGCCCAAGGTTCCTGCTTTGGCCTGCCCTACCGCTGCCCGCCACAAGCCCAAGAGTGGGCTAGAACTGCTGCTGGAGCTGGAGAGACGTGGGTACCTGAGTGAGGGTAACCTGGAGCCCCTGTTGCAGCTGCTGCGAGTCCTGACGCGACACGACCTCCTGCCTTTGGTGTCCCGCAAGAAAAGGAGGACAG TATCACCAGAACGTTTCAGAGTGAACTACGGGACAGAGGACAAAAGACAGGTGTGCACATCTGGACTGACTGACCCCTGTGCACAGACAGAATCACATGACGAACACGCCACCCAGCAATGGAGGGGGG GTGTTGACTCTGCCAGGCCAACGCCCGCCCCCCTACGGAAGAAGAGGGGTAAAGGCCGCCGCTGGACCAGCAAGCCCACCTCCCACAGGAGAAGAACGGGCATCCCTGAAACTCCTCCCCCACCTATACCTGAGAAAGTGACCTGCG ACATTCGTCTGCGTGTGCGAGCAGAATACTGGGAGCATGAGTCGGCTCTGCGCGGCGGCGTCTCCTCGGACAAGCAGCAGCCCCTGGAGCGGCAGTTTGAGCTGTTCAGTCGTGCCACCTCCGTGCTGCGCGCCCGCGACCTGGGCTCCATCATCTGCGACATCAAGTTCTCTGAGCTGGACAACCTGGAGGCCTTCTGGGGGGACTATCTGAGTGGAGCGCTGCTCGAGGCCCTGAAGGGGGTGTTCATCACAGACTCTCTGCGGAGGGCGGCGGGGAGTGAGGGGGTCCGGCTGCTGATCAGTGTGGACCAGGATGACTACGAGGAGGGTCGCAGACTGCTGCTGGACGCACAGGAACAACAGGCCGGCTGCTGGGGACGAGACAG ACCCAACCTGAGAAAGCTGGTTATGGACGTTcggctctga
- the LOC118367881 gene encoding DNA-binding death effector domain-containing protein 2-like isoform X2, translated as MATMRPPRYSLRDSLYWDETECLTYYGMLSLHEMFEVVGSQLTETDVEVLSFLLDETYPAGGHPLDPAGWTSEPVEEDPEASKGVSPSPVLLEAWRRLQPKVPALACPTAARHKPKSGLELLLELERRGYLSEGNLEPLLQLLRVLTRHDLLPLVSRKKRRTVSPERFRVNYGTEDKRQVCTSGLTDPCAQTESHDEHATQQWRGGVDSARPTPAPLRKKRGKGRRWTSKPTSHRRRTGIPETPPPPIPEKVTCDIRLRVRAEYWEHESALRGGVSSDKQQPLERQFELFSRATSVLRARDLGSIICDIKFSELDNLEAFWGDYLSGALLEALKGVFITDSLRRAAGSEGVRLLISVDQDDYEEGRRLLLDAQEQQAGCWGRDRS; from the exons ATGGCAACCATGCGTCCTCCAAGGTACTCTCTCCGAGACTCTCTGTACTGGGACGAGACTGAGTGCCTGACGTACTATGGGATGCTCTCTCTACACGAGATGTTTGAAGTTGTCGGTTCTCAACTGACAGAGACAGACGTTGAGGTGCTGTCGTTCCTCTTGGATGAGACCTATCCGGCTGGAGGGCACCCCTTGGACCCAGCTGGCTGGACCAGCGAGCCCGTTGAGGAAGACCCTGAGGCCAGTAAAGGAGTCTCCCCCAGCCCAGTGCTCCTGGAGGCCTGGCGGCGGTTACAGCCCAAGGTTCCTGCTTTGGCCTGCCCTACCGCTGCCCGCCACAAGCCCAAGAGTGGGCTAGAACTGCTGCTGGAGCTGGAGAGACGTGGGTACCTGAGTGAGGGTAACCTGGAGCCCCTGTTGCAGCTGCTGCGAGTCCTGACGCGACACGACCTCCTGCCTTTGGTGTCCCGCAAGAAAAGGAGGACAG TATCACCAGAACGTTTCAGAGTGAACTACGGGACAGAGGACAAAAGACAGGTGTGCACATCTGGACTGACTGACCCCTGTGCACAGACAGAATCACATGACGAACACGCCACCCAGCAATGGAGGGGGG GTGTTGACTCTGCCAGGCCAACGCCCGCCCCCCTACGGAAGAAGAGGGGTAAAGGCCGCCGCTGGACCAGCAAGCCCACCTCCCACAGGAGAAGAACGGGCATCCCTGAAACTCCTCCCCCACCTATACCTGAGAAAGTGACCTGCG ACATTCGTCTGCGTGTGCGAGCAGAATACTGGGAGCATGAGTCGGCTCTGCGCGGCGGCGTCTCCTCGGACAAGCAGCAGCCCCTGGAGCGGCAGTTTGAGCTGTTCAGTCGTGCCACCTCCGTGCTGCGCGCCCGCGACCTGGGCTCCATCATCTGCGACATCAAGTTCTCTGAGCTGGACAACCTGGAGGCCTTCTGGGGGGACTATCTGAGTGGAGCGCTGCTCGAGGCCCTGAAGGGGGTGTTCATCACAGACTCTCTGCGGAGGGCGGCGGGGAGTGAGGGGGTCCGGCTGCTGATCAGTGTGGACCAGGATGACTACGAGGAGGGTCGCAGACTGCTGCTGGACGCACAGGAACAACAGGCCGGCTGCTGGGGACGAGACAG GTCATGA
- the LOC118367673 gene encoding uncharacterized protein LOC118367673, whose amino-acid sequence MSREMFGGLSISTPSQEPGTPRLMRTNSDFCRDLDGQLKGCFDGPALSSDFLNEDPVSLKNDFFKELRDLGLENSGATCSTMEEPQPAVTNTMLLETTTPGPDSPSQPPTVFPVDLDAETAPSLQELFQPQMFPEVFGPGCGISSTDLLLPTSTPPPGYSPACGSTQGDDGPNRGSMNNLNLDPNSAQTTPLLSQHALPQVEQAQRSQLCNDSIFEPGFSPAHPWSQVVKFDATPQAPTTAHPSDTMEPTDTTTLLSQPSSPLPMSTRDAGQIHIHVTGVNEVVVMVTEVEGEEVEELQSLMTIAPQSSCCQLVMEQPENAVREEEGDEEKKEKPGRCWSGGCCFFSCMSSKTEQ is encoded by the coding sequence ATGAGCAGAGAGATGTTTGGAGGCCTGTCCATCTCAACACCAAGCCAGGAACCAGGGACACCCAGGCTCATGCGCACCAACTCTGACTTCTGCAGAGACCTGGACGGTCAACTGAAAGGCTGCTTCGATGGTCCAGCTCTGAGCAGTGACTTCCTCAATGAAGACCCCGTCTCTCTAAAAAATGATTTTTTCAAAGAGTTAAGGGATCTAGGCCTGGAGAACTCTGGGGCAACATGTTCAACCATGGAGGAACCCCAGCCTGCTGTGACCAACACCATGCTCCTGGAGACCACCACCCCTGGGCCTGACTCTCCAAGCCAACCGCCAACTGTCTTCCCTGTGGACCTGGACGCTGAGACTGCCCCTTCCCTTCAGGAGCTCTTCCAGCCACAGATGTTCCCTGAAGTGTTCGGACCAGGCTGTGGTATAAGTAGCACTgacctgctgctgcctaccagcACACCCCCTCCTGGTTACTCACCAGCCTGTGGATCCACCCAGGGTGATGATGGACCCAATAGGGGCTCTATGAACAACCTCAATCTGGACCCGAACTCAGCCCAGACAACACCGCTACTATCCCAGCATGCCCTGCCACAGGTGGAACAGGCTCAGCGCTCTCAGCTCTGCAATGACTCCATCTTTGAGCCAGGGTTTAGCCCAGCCCACCCCTGGTCCCAGGTGGTGAAGTTTGATGCTACCCCCCAGGCTCCCACCACCGCGCATCCTTCTGACACCATGGAACCCACTGACACCACCACTCTGCTCTCCCAGCCCAGCAGCCCTCTGCCAATGAGCACTAGGGACGCCGGCCAGATCCACATCCATGTCACCGGGGTCAATGAGGTGGTTGTCATGGTGacagaggtggaaggagaggaggtggaggagcttCAGAGCCTGATGACCATAGCGCCCCAGTCATCGTGCTGCCAGCTGGTGATGGAACAGCCAGAGAATgcagtgagagaggaagagggggatgaggagaagaaggagaagccTGGACGCTGTTGGAGTGGAGGGTGCTGTTTCTTCTCTTGCATGTCGAGCAAGACAGAGCAATGA